In Prosthecochloris sp. GSB1, the following proteins share a genomic window:
- the adk gene encoding adenylate kinase: protein MRIILLGAPGAGKGTQAQFISNAFNIPQISTGDMLRAAIKAGTPLGMEAKKVMDAGKLVSDETILGLVKERMEDDDCRNGCLFDGFPRTIAQAEALKESGIRIDHVIEIDVDDDEIIKRMSGRRVHLSSGRTYHVVFNPPEREGVDDVTGEPLVQRGDDAEETVRKRLDVYHRQTAPLVEYYRNWQANDGADAPKYNRVKGCGDVEEIRENIFRAFDS from the coding sequence ATGAGAATTATCCTACTGGGAGCTCCTGGCGCAGGCAAGGGGACTCAAGCTCAGTTTATTTCCAACGCATTCAATATCCCGCAAATATCGACAGGCGACATGCTCAGGGCGGCCATCAAGGCCGGAACCCCTCTCGGCATGGAGGCAAAAAAAGTGATGGATGCCGGCAAACTGGTTTCCGACGAAACCATTCTGGGACTGGTCAAGGAACGGATGGAAGATGACGATTGCCGTAACGGATGTCTTTTCGACGGTTTTCCCCGGACGATAGCTCAGGCCGAGGCCTTGAAGGAGAGCGGCATCCGCATCGACCACGTGATCGAAATCGATGTCGACGACGACGAAATCATAAAGAGAATGAGCGGCCGCAGGGTACATCTGTCTTCGGGGAGAACCTATCATGTCGTTTTCAATCCCCCAGAACGGGAAGGCGTCGACGACGTCACCGGCGAACCGCTCGTGCAGCGCGGGGACGATGCGGAGGAGACAGTCCGCAAGAGGCTTGATGTCTACCACCGCCAGACGGCTCCCCTCGTCGAATATTACCGGAACTGGCAGGCGAACGACGGCGCGGACGCGCCGAAATACAACCGGGTGAAAGGGTGCGGCGATGTTGAGGAAATACGCGAAAACATTTTCCGTGCGTTCGACTCCTGA
- the rlmN gene encoding 23S rRNA (adenine(2503)-C(2))-methyltransferase RlmN, whose amino-acid sequence MPEEKKNIKSCTSEELEKLLEEMGEQPFRALQIQRWLYSERVRSFDAMTNLTKELREKLSHIFTLPSCSVDRETLAPDEAEERRTSKFLVGLHDGLAVETVLIQADGRRTVCVSSQVGCALRCSFCATGSMGFTRNLSAAEIAEQVYLASDRLAIREPSAQITNAVFMGMGEPLLNLQNVFDAIGLLSQKGYRMSLSQKRMTISTVGLVPQIGELMRSGLKTRLAVSLHAADQAKRAAIIPPAREHTLDRLRGVLVEYTATLHEPVTVVYMLMEGVNDSPEDAQLLARFCRSFLCKINLIDYNSIINIRFRPVGELRTQSFIRTLLDAGLHVTVRKSYGSSINAACGQLALEKTAGGPGKPESQTG is encoded by the coding sequence ATGCCTGAAGAAAAAAAGAACATCAAATCATGCACTTCGGAGGAACTTGAAAAGCTCCTCGAGGAAATGGGAGAACAACCTTTTCGCGCGCTCCAGATCCAGCGATGGCTTTACAGCGAAAGGGTCCGTTCGTTCGACGCCATGACAAATCTCACGAAGGAACTTCGCGAAAAACTCTCGCATATCTTCACGCTCCCCTCCTGTTCGGTCGATCGGGAAACCCTCGCTCCTGACGAGGCAGAGGAGAGAAGGACGTCGAAATTTCTTGTCGGACTGCACGACGGTCTTGCCGTCGAAACCGTGCTCATTCAAGCCGACGGTCGACGGACGGTATGCGTGTCTTCGCAGGTGGGGTGCGCCCTGCGGTGCAGTTTCTGCGCAACGGGAAGCATGGGCTTCACGCGAAATCTTTCGGCTGCGGAAATAGCCGAACAGGTCTACCTCGCTTCGGACAGGCTCGCCATCCGCGAGCCGTCAGCACAGATAACCAATGCCGTTTTCATGGGTATGGGCGAACCGCTCCTCAACCTGCAAAACGTTTTCGATGCGATTGGCCTGCTGTCGCAGAAAGGCTACCGCATGTCGCTTTCGCAAAAAAGAATGACGATCTCCACCGTCGGGCTCGTGCCGCAAATCGGAGAACTCATGCGCAGCGGCCTGAAAACCAGGCTGGCCGTTTCCCTGCACGCAGCGGACCAGGCAAAACGGGCCGCCATCATACCGCCGGCCAGGGAACATACCCTCGACAGGCTTCGCGGCGTGCTCGTCGAATACACCGCGACCCTGCATGAGCCTGTCACCGTGGTATACATGCTCATGGAAGGCGTCAACGACAGCCCTGAAGATGCGCAACTTCTGGCGCGATTCTGCCGAAGTTTTTTATGCAAAATAAATTTGATTGATTATAATTCAATCATTAATATAAGATTCAGGCCTGTCGGAGAACTGCGGACGCAGAGCTTCATCCGGACGCTTCTCGATGCGGGTTTGCATGTGACGGTGCGTAAAAGCTACGGGTCTTCAATCAATGCGGCATGCGGCCAGCTGGCTCTTGAAAAAACAGCCGGCGGTCCAGGAAAGCCAGAATCCCAAACCGGCTGA
- a CDS encoding winged helix-turn-helix domain-containing protein, protein MQETTDDTSGAYDYRKLDKVIHSRIRFAALCFLESAGEASFVDIRDGIRATDGNLSVHLRKLEAAGYVYCDKTYSKRIPLSVYRITDTGRKAFAGYRHRLGDFFTLPLKDIP, encoded by the coding sequence TTGCAGGAAACCACCGACGACACGTCCGGCGCCTACGACTACCGAAAGCTCGACAAGGTCATCCATTCGCGAATCCGTTTTGCGGCGCTCTGTTTTCTGGAGTCGGCGGGTGAGGCTTCATTTGTCGATATCCGCGACGGCATCAGGGCGACCGACGGAAACCTGAGTGTGCACTTGCGCAAGCTGGAAGCGGCAGGGTATGTCTACTGCGACAAGACCTACAGCAAAAGAATACCGCTTTCGGTCTACCGTATCACCGACACTGGTCGCAAGGCATTCGCCGGATATCGTCACCGTCTCGGCGATTTTTTCACCCTTCCGCTGAAAGACATTCCCTGA
- a CDS encoding SDR family oxidoreductase produces MKNVLVAGGSGYLGRYVAREFKKRGNRVRVLVRNPEKIMNPGEHGEPVLQGFVDEVISGDATRPETIRGLCEGMDIVFSSLGMTRPDFRHSSFDVDYMGNRRILDMALETGVKKFIYVSVFNAEKMLDISNIQAHEQFAGELRKSGMNYTIVRPTGYFSDMGQFLNIVKSGVMPILGEGDKRSNPIHAEDLAKVCVDAAGNDLTDIDAGGPDVFTYRELAELAAETAGKTPLYVEVPLWIADVLLPVAKLVNRDIADIIAFTAAVGRLDGVAPRHGTRRLKDYFRECLSAEG; encoded by the coding sequence ATGAAAAACGTTCTCGTTGCCGGAGGCTCCGGCTACCTCGGCAGATATGTGGCTCGGGAGTTCAAGAAAAGGGGGAACAGGGTTCGCGTCCTGGTTCGGAATCCGGAAAAGATCATGAACCCCGGAGAGCATGGAGAGCCCGTGCTTCAGGGATTCGTCGACGAAGTGATCAGCGGAGACGCCACCAGACCCGAAACCATCAGAGGGCTTTGTGAAGGCATGGACATCGTCTTCTCCTCGCTCGGCATGACTCGCCCCGATTTCCGGCACTCGAGCTTCGATGTGGATTACATGGGCAACAGGAGAATTCTCGACATGGCGCTCGAAACCGGCGTAAAGAAGTTCATCTACGTATCGGTGTTCAACGCGGAGAAAATGCTCGACATATCGAACATACAGGCGCACGAACAATTCGCTGGAGAACTCCGCAAATCAGGCATGAACTACACGATCGTCCGTCCGACCGGCTATTTCTCGGACATGGGCCAGTTCCTGAACATCGTCAAAAGCGGCGTCATGCCGATTCTGGGAGAAGGCGACAAACGCTCGAACCCTATTCACGCCGAGGATCTTGCCAAGGTGTGCGTCGATGCCGCCGGAAACGACCTCACCGATATCGACGCGGGAGGACCGGATGTCTTCACGTACCGTGAACTCGCTGAACTGGCCGCCGAAACAGCAGGGAAAACGCCGCTCTACGTCGAGGTGCCGCTGTGGATAGCAGATGTGCTTCTGCCTGTCGCGAAGCTCGTCAATCGGGACATAGCCGACATCATCGCTTTCACCGCAGCCGTCGGCAGGTTGGACGGCGTGGCTCCCCGCCACGGGACCCGTCGCCTGAAGGACTATTTCAGGGAATGTCTTTCAGCGGAAGGGTGA
- a CDS encoding SDR family oxidoreductase produces the protein MKKVLVAGASGYLGRYVASEFKARGFSVRALVRTPEKLASEGPNLEPAIADIVDEVFTGDATDRASLKNASRGVDIVFSCMGLTKPQDNVTSEEIDHLGNKALLEDALLHGVEKFIYISVYNAENMLDVDVVKAHEDFVADLKASGMPYAVVRPTGFFSDMGMFFSMARSGHMFMLGDGENRVNPIHGADLAKVCVDAAEKGGDEKEIGVGGPDTFTFNETVTMAFEALGKKPWITHIPMWVGDAALFVTGFFNKGLAGVMSFAVTVSRLDTVAPATGTHRLVDFFRDLAAKNATKR, from the coding sequence ATGAAAAAAGTACTTGTCGCCGGAGCTTCCGGCTATCTGGGCAGATACGTCGCATCAGAATTCAAGGCGAGGGGGTTCAGCGTTCGGGCCCTCGTGAGAACCCCAGAAAAGCTCGCCTCGGAAGGACCCAATCTCGAACCGGCGATCGCCGATATCGTCGATGAAGTGTTCACGGGCGACGCGACCGACCGGGCATCGCTGAAAAACGCGTCCAGGGGTGTCGATATCGTCTTCTCCTGCATGGGACTGACGAAACCCCAGGACAACGTCACCAGCGAAGAGATCGATCATCTCGGCAACAAAGCGCTCCTCGAGGACGCACTCCTTCACGGAGTCGAAAAATTCATCTACATCTCGGTCTACAACGCGGAAAACATGCTGGATGTCGATGTTGTCAAAGCCCACGAAGACTTCGTCGCCGACCTGAAAGCTTCCGGCATGCCGTATGCCGTCGTCCGTCCGACCGGCTTCTTTTCCGACATGGGCATGTTCTTTTCCATGGCGCGTTCGGGCCACATGTTCATGCTGGGGGACGGCGAAAACCGTGTCAACCCGATTCACGGCGCGGATCTCGCGAAGGTCTGTGTCGATGCCGCTGAAAAGGGTGGCGACGAAAAAGAGATCGGCGTTGGAGGACCGGACACCTTTACCTTCAACGAAACGGTCACCATGGCCTTCGAGGCGCTGGGCAAAAAACCGTGGATCACGCACATACCCATGTGGGTGGGCGATGCCGCGCTTTTCGTTACCGGATTTTTCAACAAAGGACTTGCGGGAGTCATGTCCTTTGCCGTGACGGTCAGCAGGCTTGATACCGTCGCGCCCGCAACAGGCACGCATCGCCTCGTGGATTTCTTCCGGGACCTCGCGGCCAAAAATGCAACAAAACGATAA
- a CDS encoding 5'-nucleotidase, lipoprotein e(P4) family — MKPICRLFCAGALQLLSVGCVSTAGSNFYSLLWMQSSAEYRANATLVYRAAMEHMDAALLDSSWTAAKEQDGDCSKLPPAVIMDIDETVLDNSRYMGKVVLENGRWSPDTWNEWVSLKEATAVPGAVAFIEAMKKKNVAVIFISNRECGRREGSESGCAQEADTIENLAKIGVSGVRPENVLLKGEREDWTSEKTSRREAVAKNYRIVMLFGDDLGDFLPDVKKNITPQERDRLVSENSGHWGRKWFVLPNPTYGSWLDILHDPKSQYIRGF; from the coding sequence ATGAAGCCTATTTGCAGACTGTTCTGCGCAGGCGCGCTTCAGCTTCTTTCCGTCGGTTGCGTCTCGACTGCCGGCAGCAATTTCTACAGTCTGCTCTGGATGCAATCTTCGGCCGAGTACCGTGCGAACGCCACCCTGGTGTATCGGGCCGCCATGGAACATATGGACGCAGCCTTGCTGGATTCCTCGTGGACGGCGGCGAAAGAGCAGGACGGCGACTGTTCGAAACTTCCTCCGGCTGTCATCATGGATATTGACGAGACGGTGCTGGACAATTCGCGCTACATGGGGAAGGTCGTGCTTGAAAACGGCCGGTGGAGTCCCGATACCTGGAACGAATGGGTCTCACTGAAAGAAGCGACAGCTGTTCCCGGAGCGGTGGCCTTCATCGAGGCGATGAAAAAAAAGAACGTCGCGGTGATCTTCATCTCGAACCGTGAATGCGGCAGGCGCGAAGGTTCGGAATCCGGTTGCGCGCAGGAAGCCGATACGATCGAGAACCTCGCAAAGATCGGCGTGAGCGGCGTCCGGCCGGAAAACGTTCTCCTGAAAGGGGAGCGGGAGGACTGGACTTCGGAAAAGACGAGCAGAAGGGAAGCGGTTGCGAAAAACTACCGGATCGTCATGCTCTTCGGAGACGACCTGGGCGATTTCCTGCCGGACGTGAAGAAAAACATCACCCCTCAGGAGCGGGATCGCCTCGTCAGTGAAAACAGCGGGCACTGGGGCAGGAAATGGTTCGTGCTGCCGAACCCGACCTACGGGTCATGGCTGGATATCCTTCATGATCCGAAGTCGCAGTATATCAGAGGATTCTGA
- a CDS encoding endonuclease/exonuclease/phosphatase family protein encodes MPMYSYLRGKIKKTDERRRAVTNLIALRNQLDDTVPTKDAEDTLLLATWNIRDFGKPGRRFGWGARLPESHFYIAEVISRFDFVAIQEVNELDEWFTVMDILGGDWDFIATDATDSAMGGNGERMVFVYDKRKVWFQKIAGEIVLPPNYLISKAELEVEGKKIVAGNQFKRTPFIASFQSGWLKFDICTVHLYYGADRGEKLAQRIEEIETVAKYLGKRADRSLGDDRALILLGDFNIVSPEHQTMQALVQNGFLVPEILRQKPTTGTEKYYDQIAFKTRPEVVEYIERHSGNPLELNAGVLALFNRVFADSQFETYADIVRKKTTEGCKADTNEKLKKAYRKWRTWQFSDHYPMWVRLQTDRSGDYLKRFLENG; translated from the coding sequence ATGCCTATGTACAGCTATTTACGAGGGAAAATCAAGAAAACGGATGAACGCAGGCGAGCCGTCACGAATTTAATCGCTTTGCGCAATCAGCTCGATGATACCGTTCCGACGAAAGACGCCGAGGACACCCTGCTGCTCGCGACATGGAATATTCGCGATTTCGGCAAACCGGGAAGGCGTTTCGGTTGGGGAGCGCGTTTGCCTGAATCCCATTTTTATATAGCCGAAGTCATTTCTCGTTTCGATTTTGTTGCCATACAGGAGGTCAACGAGCTGGACGAGTGGTTTACGGTAATGGATATTCTGGGTGGAGACTGGGATTTTATCGCGACCGACGCAACCGACTCGGCAATGGGGGGTAACGGTGAGCGTATGGTTTTCGTGTACGACAAGCGCAAGGTCTGGTTTCAGAAAATTGCCGGCGAAATCGTGCTCCCTCCGAACTATCTCATCAGCAAGGCCGAACTGGAGGTTGAAGGCAAGAAGATTGTCGCGGGCAACCAGTTCAAGCGAACACCGTTTATCGCGTCCTTTCAATCGGGCTGGCTCAAGTTCGATATCTGCACGGTCCATCTCTACTACGGCGCCGATAGAGGCGAAAAACTCGCTCAGCGCATCGAGGAGATCGAAACTGTCGCGAAATATCTCGGCAAACGCGCGGACAGGTCTCTCGGGGACGACAGGGCGCTTATTCTTCTGGGTGATTTCAATATTGTGAGCCCGGAGCACCAGACCATGCAGGCTCTTGTGCAAAACGGGTTTCTCGTGCCGGAAATATTGCGGCAAAAGCCGACGACAGGGACTGAAAAATATTACGACCAGATCGCGTTCAAGACGCGTCCGGAGGTGGTCGAATATATTGAGAGGCACTCCGGTAATCCCCTGGAGCTCAATGCGGGGGTCTTGGCGTTGTTCAACCGCGTGTTCGCGGACAGCCAGTTTGAAACGTATGCGGATATCGTCAGGAAAAAAACCACCGAGGGCTGTAAGGCCGACACGAACGAGAAGCTGAAAAAGGCGTATCGCAAATGGCGAACCTGGCAGTTTTCAGATCATTATCCCATGTGGGTGAGGTTGCAGACCGACAGGAGCGGCGATTACCTGAAGCGTTTTCTTGAGAACGGATAA
- a CDS encoding calcium/sodium antiporter — protein MTQPFFIVVLGLALLLWSADRFVDGAASVARRSGMPPLLIGMLIVGFGTSAPEMFVSAIAAAEGNAGIALGNAYGSNITNIALILGLTALMSPIAVHSGVLRRELPVLAAITALAAWQLLDGELTRLDAIVLLAFFTALMVWSVVQGIEKRGDAFGGEMEKELDVHTIPLGKAIFHLVTGLIFLIASSRMLVWGVVKIAHGFGVSDLFIGLTIVAAGTSLPELASSLIAARRGEHDIVLGNVLGSNLFNTLAVVGIAGIIHPLFVGQEVIVRDIPVMCALTLLLFFFGYGFQGRGRINRVEGAVLLLCYGVYTAYLLKTGFVH, from the coding sequence ATGACCCAGCCTTTTTTTATCGTCGTTCTGGGGTTGGCGTTACTTTTGTGGAGTGCCGACCGATTTGTGGATGGGGCGGCATCTGTCGCCCGTCGTTCCGGGATGCCGCCGCTTTTGATTGGCATGTTGATCGTCGGTTTCGGGACTTCCGCTCCGGAAATGTTCGTCTCGGCCATTGCCGCCGCGGAGGGTAATGCCGGGATCGCTCTCGGTAACGCATACGGCTCGAACATTACCAATATTGCCCTGATCCTGGGGCTGACGGCCTTGATGAGCCCGATTGCCGTGCATTCCGGGGTATTGCGCAGGGAACTTCCCGTTCTTGCGGCGATTACCGCGCTGGCGGCATGGCAACTCCTCGATGGAGAACTTACCCGGCTCGACGCAATTGTGCTGCTGGCCTTTTTTACCGCACTGATGGTATGGAGCGTAGTGCAGGGCATAGAAAAAAGAGGCGATGCTTTCGGCGGGGAGATGGAAAAGGAACTCGACGTTCACACCATTCCTTTAGGAAAAGCGATCTTCCATCTTGTTACCGGCCTCATTTTCCTGATCGCAAGTTCCCGCATGCTGGTCTGGGGGGTGGTGAAAATCGCCCATGGCTTCGGCGTCAGCGATCTTTTCATCGGTCTGACAATAGTGGCGGCAGGTACATCGCTGCCCGAATTGGCCTCTTCGCTCATCGCTGCCCGCAGGGGAGAGCATGACATCGTTCTCGGCAATGTGCTCGGTTCCAACCTGTTCAATACGCTCGCCGTTGTTGGGATTGCAGGGATCATTCATCCCCTCTTCGTGGGACAGGAAGTAATCGTCCGTGATATTCCGGTTATGTGCGCATTGACTCTTTTGCTGTTTTTTTTCGGTTACGGATTTCAGGGCCGCGGACGAATCAACCGTGTCGAGGGGGCCGTGTTGCTTCTCTGTTACGGTGTCTATACAGCCTATCTTCTTAAAACGGGATTCGTTCACTGA
- a CDS encoding class IV adenylate cyclase has protein sequence MSRNIEIKARIDDLDGLERKVAGIADSGPVAIDQDDTFFGCEAGRLKLRTFSANRGELIFYERADEAGPKECFYLITKTSEPETLREILALAYRETGRVLKRRTLYLSGRTRIHLDRVQDLGDFLELEVVLTDGESAKDGIAEARGILCRLGIEDSSLIEGAYVDLLYLGTRH, from the coding sequence ATGTCTCGAAATATTGAAATAAAAGCCCGTATCGATGACCTTGACGGCCTCGAACGAAAGGTTGCGGGAATTGCCGACAGCGGACCGGTTGCAATCGACCAGGACGATACGTTTTTCGGCTGCGAGGCCGGACGGCTGAAGCTGAGAACTTTTTCGGCCAACAGGGGGGAGCTGATATTCTATGAACGTGCGGATGAAGCAGGACCGAAAGAGTGCTTTTACCTGATAACGAAAACATCCGAACCGGAAACGTTAAGGGAAATACTTGCTTTGGCTTACAGAGAGACAGGTCGTGTTCTGAAACGCCGAACGCTGTATCTTTCTGGCAGAACCAGAATCCATCTGGACCGGGTTCAGGACCTCGGGGATTTTCTCGAACTTGAAGTTGTCCTGACTGACGGCGAGAGCGCGAAAGACGGCATCGCCGAGGCAAGGGGCATTCTGTGCCGGCTGGGTATCGAGGATTCCAGCTTGATCGAGGGAGCCTATGTGGATTTGCTATACCTCGGAACACGGCATTGA
- a CDS encoding RidA family protein, producing MNPTRICGGSDFEENIGYSRAVDDGRYVFVSGTTGYDYETMRIAESAAEQAEQCFSNIRDALEKCGSSLERVVRVRYIFPRREDFEECRPVFRKHFGVAKPAATLMIADLLDGKMKLEIEVTALSSGKA from the coding sequence ATGAATCCGACAAGAATATGCGGAGGCTCGGACTTTGAAGAAAATATCGGCTATTCCAGAGCCGTGGACGACGGCCGCTATGTCTTTGTTTCAGGCACCACGGGCTACGATTATGAAACCATGCGCATTGCCGAAAGCGCAGCGGAACAGGCGGAACAGTGCTTCAGCAATATCAGGGATGCCCTGGAGAAATGCGGAAGCAGTCTGGAACGCGTCGTAAGGGTACGCTACATTTTCCCGAGGCGGGAGGATTTCGAGGAGTGCCGGCCGGTATTCAGAAAACACTTCGGCGTTGCGAAGCCCGCGGCGACCCTGATGATTGCCGACCTGCTCGACGGGAAAATGAAACTGGAGATCGAGGTGACGGCCTTGAGTTCCGGCAAGGCATGA
- a CDS encoding type II toxin-antitoxin system ParD family antitoxin, translating to MPINVNLTPLLEKMVRDKVNSGLYTSASEVIREALRLMDEQDSIRKAKLDLLRKDIRAGMESGPAAVWNPDKIKKAELKAARTRGRKAEDIAE from the coding sequence ATGCCAATAAATGTCAATTTGACCCCGCTTCTCGAAAAGATGGTACGGGACAAAGTCAACTCGGGTCTGTACACCTCCGCGAGCGAAGTTATCCGTGAGGCTCTGCGCCTCATGGACGAGCAGGATTCGATCCGGAAAGCAAAGCTTGATCTGTTGCGGAAGGATATTCGTGCGGGGATGGAGAGCGGACCGGCAGCAGTCTGGAATCCTGACAAAATAAAGAAGGCTGAATTGAAGGCTGCACGGACAAGAGGGCGAAAGGCCGAGGATATCGCCGAATGA
- a CDS encoding integron integrase yields the protein MITLPKALVDKFNDWLGWEAVDTNRHGEYRKWLRYYLDFCHKYEHGYLDERSLGLFTEKLKDKGQRSFQIEEASCAVRLYYRMVEETNDIPSPPASEPEITAKTPPASTQSDGASWVDELTKLREEIRVRHYSAKTLSSYYGWTRKFQAFVRCKSPALLDTSDVKRYLTWLAMEKDVAASTQNQAFNALLFFYRHVLGREFGKVDGVVRAKRRKYIPVVLSRKEIDTVISKLEPPFDLVVKLLYGCGLRISECLELRVNAFNLELGVLTVHDGKGGKDRTVPLPETLVPEIRAQLDTVRSILDRDLPTENFAGTFLPHALERKYPKAPKEFIWQWFFPAILLTKVSGANEFRRYHLHVSHVNKAIKTASASTTLTKRVTAHTFRHSFASHLLQANYDIRTIQELLGHSDLQTTMIYTHTVKSSTRKEPRSPLDF from the coding sequence ATGATCACCTTGCCGAAAGCGCTTGTAGACAAATTCAACGACTGGCTGGGATGGGAGGCGGTTGATACCAACCGTCATGGCGAATATCGGAAATGGTTGCGCTATTATCTGGATTTTTGCCACAAATACGAGCATGGATACCTTGACGAACGGAGCCTTGGACTATTCACCGAAAAGCTGAAAGACAAAGGACAACGTTCCTTTCAGATCGAGGAGGCGTCATGTGCTGTTCGCTTGTACTATCGAATGGTGGAAGAAACGAATGACATTCCGTCGCCGCCTGCTTCCGAACCTGAAATAACAGCAAAAACGCCTCCAGCCTCCACGCAGTCTGACGGTGCGTCTTGGGTGGATGAACTGACAAAGCTGAGGGAAGAAATCCGGGTTCGACATTATTCTGCTAAAACCCTGTCGAGTTACTATGGCTGGACCCGTAAATTCCAGGCCTTTGTCCGGTGCAAGTCACCCGCACTGCTTGATACCAGCGATGTCAAACGGTATTTGACGTGGCTGGCGATGGAAAAGGATGTTGCGGCTTCAACACAGAATCAGGCGTTCAATGCCCTGTTGTTTTTTTACCGTCACGTTTTGGGCAGAGAGTTCGGAAAAGTTGACGGCGTGGTGCGCGCCAAGCGGCGTAAATACATTCCGGTGGTACTGTCCCGGAAGGAGATCGACACAGTTATCAGCAAACTTGAGCCTCCTTTTGACCTTGTTGTAAAACTGCTGTATGGTTGCGGTCTCCGGATATCGGAGTGTTTGGAACTTCGAGTGAACGCATTTAACCTTGAGTTGGGTGTGCTGACGGTTCATGACGGCAAAGGCGGAAAGGACAGGACGGTGCCTTTGCCTGAAACCCTGGTTCCTGAAATTCGAGCTCAACTGGACACGGTTCGATCCATTCTTGATCGGGATTTGCCTACGGAAAACTTCGCCGGGACATTTCTGCCGCACGCACTGGAACGTAAATATCCAAAAGCTCCGAAAGAATTCATCTGGCAGTGGTTTTTCCCGGCCATATTGCTAACGAAAGTCTCCGGTGCAAATGAGTTCAGACGATATCATTTGCACGTGTCGCATGTGAATAAAGCTATCAAAACGGCATCGGCTTCCACAACGCTGACAAAGCGCGTAACAGCGCACACTTTCCGGCACAGCTTCGCCAGTCATCTGCTTCAGGCAAATTACGACATCCGGACTATACAGGAATTACTGGGACATAGTGACCTGCAGACAACAATGATCTATACGCATACGGTCAAAAGCTCGACAAGGAAAGAGCCTCGCAGTCCGCTGGATTTCTGA